The Paenibacillus sp. BIC5C1 DNA segment AATGTCATACTCCTCTTCCATTGCCACGAAAGCTCCGGACATTGCAAATGCGATGGTACCTATAATGCTGAATACTTCAAAAATGTGCAAGTCCAACCTGTTCAAACCTCACTTTTCAAGTCATCTCCATGTCGCTCTACCCATTGTATCCGCGCATGCCGAAATTGTGCAACCACATTTTGTAGATTATACTGGTTTTGTGAATGATTTTTGCATCATTCTAACACCTCATATAGAAGTGAATTGTTTCTTTATTGATTAGGAAGGATGAAATAGAATGACGAAGAAGCGAATTGTTATTTTTACAGGCGGGCACCTCTCTCCCCGATTTCTAAAAGAAATCGGTAAGGATGACATCATTATCGCAGCAGATCGCGGGGCATTATTCTTAATAGAAAACGGAATTCAGCCACACATCGCAGTAGGAGATTTTGATTCCATTACCGAGCAGGAACGGGAACGTGTACAAGATAACAGCGAACGGATAATCACCTGCGATCCTGTACATAAGGATTTGACAGATACCGAGATGGCATTTGAAACAGCATTGGATCTTGAGCCTACTGACATTCTTATGCTGGGCGCAACGGGCACTCGCATGGATCATACACTGGCTAACGTACATATTATGGTCCGCGCTATGCAGCATCATATTTCCTGTACTTTGCAGGATGAACACAATTATATGATGCTAACGACCTCCCAAGCTTTTGTGGAAGACCGTGGATATGAGTACATCTCTCTCCTCCCACTCACTAATGAAGTAACAGGTATTACACTGGAAGGTTTCATGTACCCGCTAGATCACGCAACTATACGCATGGGACAATCTTTGGGGATTAGCAACAAACTGCTCGGCAAATCTGGCACCGTCTCGATCGATAGTGGGTTATTACTCATTATTCAGAGCAAAGATTAACCTTTCGTCTAAACTTATTACGTTTTTGTAACCAATAATTTAGCCTGATAATAAACGTATAAAACAACAAATACCCTTGATATATCAAGGGTATTTTCTATGGTTGTAACAATAAAGATTCGTCAATGATTAATTTTTTGACATTTTTAATGGTATTTTAATAAACAAACCCAAACCATTGAGGCCCTAAGGATGATGAGGTTTCATCCAATTTCTAGGCTGTTACAAAGCTGTTATACTCGCTCTAGCAACTAAACGAAAACGAATTTTGGAGGTACTCACATGAAAACAAACATCTTTGTCCAAAAGGCCGTAACCGTCGGGTTGTGCGCTACACTAGGTTTTGGAGCTGTATTAATGACAAATGCACCTGTTGCACAGGCAGCAAGCGCTTCTGTATCCACAGGACAACAAATCGTGAATTATGGTAAAACCTTTACAGGAACTCCATATAAATTTGGCGCGTCAACTTCTACAACCAAAAATTTTGACTGCTCTTCTTTTATGAAATACATCTTTAAAAAGTATGGTGTTGATTTGCCGCGTACATCCGTTCAGCAATCCAAAGAAGGCGTAGCTGTGTCTAAAGCAAATCTACGCGTTGGAGATCTGGTCTTCTTTTCTAGCGGTAGTCGCTCTACAGGCTCCAATATTACTCACGTAGGCGTATATGCAGGCGACGGAAAAGTGCTGCACACGTACGGATCACCAGGTGTTACTCTTTCCGACTTGAACTCGGGCAACTGGAAAAAAACATATATTAAAGCTCGCCGCGTACTGTAGCTCATATTTTGAATACAACAAAGCGATTGGGGCCGGATCTAGTGATCCGGTCCTTTTATATTTACCCCATAAATTTCTCTGTCCAAACTGGAATTATATGGAGGAAGGGCAAGCGTTAGGCACAGCGATACAACCTCTTTTATTGGGTATGAAGCATATAACCGATGCCACGGACGGTATGAATTAATTTGATACTCCTCCCCTTATCCACCTTCACCCGTAAATGTTTGATATACACATCCACCACATTGGTATCCATTGCAAAATCATATCCCCATACTTCCCTTAAAATAACGCTCCGGGGACATGCCTCGTTCACATGACGGGCCAAAAATTCCAGCAATTCGTATTCTTTCGGAGTCAATATCAGATATTCGCCTGCACGACTTACACGACGTGAACGCAGATTGACCTTGAGATCATGCACTACAATGACTTCTTCGTCTTCTTGTGAAACATGCGAGAACACGCGTAATAAATTTCGAATTCTGGCCATCATCACATTACCGTGAATAGGTGCTTCCATCACATCATTAGCGCCGTAATCGAGTAATTCCACAATTAATTCAGGCGATATCTTGGGAGTTATCACAAGTAAAGGAGAAGTGACTCCTATGTGCACAAAAGACTCTAGTCCATGTTTCAGGGTATCTTCATGACATCCTTCATTCATTAAAATGATCATATTGAGATTCGTGAGCGTTAATTCAGAAAGACGGTTCAGATCTGCCCACTCCATTTGCTCGACCTGATACCCTTCAGCACACAATATGCCTTGAATAAAAGAAACCAGATCTCCCTTGCCAACCAGTAATATGGAAGTTTTCATTTTTTCACCCGGCCTGTCTCATACGCTGCTACATTTATTGGTTTAAACTACTTTTAATCCCCACATGTGCATCGCAGCATTGTTGTATGTTTATCATGCCGTAAAATGAAAAAGTCCATTCCCGGAAGGAACGGACTCAGAACACTCATTTGTTTTTTTCTTTAACCAAAGTACCGGTGAACCAGCGTACGCGCCTCTGCCGTGTCTTTTGTTCCATGAACAAGGACGCGCCCATCCTGAAAAATGACCATCCTGTGACCCCCAGTTGTAAAAGAAACCAAAAACGGATTAGCCTCCACGTGGCCTTCATCCAGCTTACCGAGGCGATCAGCCGTATGCTGTAGATCCAGATTCATTCGCCGTGAAGGGCGAATCTGTACCGTATCTCTACCGCATAACACGTCTGTTTTTTCCAAGTTTGAAGAAGAGAGGTACGGATAGCTAGCCTTTACTCCGCAGGAAGGACAGTCTTCTTTTCGGGCACCGTCGACGTTAATGGCTATGTATTCGTTTCTCCACACATCGAATGATAACAACTTGCGTCTCAGTGCACCTGCATTGCCACTAAGTAACTTCATCGCTTCCGCAGTCTGATTAGCCGTAACCATCTGCACTGCCTGAGGGATAATGCCTGACGTATCACATGTATCCCCACCTAAAGGAACCTCACCCAACAAACAGTTTAAACAAGGTGTTTCTCCAGGCAGAAACGTGTAGGTAATTCCATAACTGCCCACACATCCGCCGTAAATCCACGGAATACGATACTTTTGAGACATATCATTTATTAATAGCCGGGTATCAAAATTATCTGTGGCATCCATGATCAAGTCTGCGTTCTGAACCAGTTCCTCCAGCTCGTCTACTCTGACGTCCATCACTTTACCTACAACCTCAACGGTAGAATTAATGTCAGAAAGGCGCTTTTTTGCAGCCATCGCTTTGGGCATTCGCTGAATGGCGTCTTCCTCTATATATAATTGTTGTCGCTGTAGATTGCTCCATTCCACATAGTCACGATCTGCAATGGTAATATGGCCAATTCCTGAACGTACCAGTGTTTCAGCAATGCCCGTACCAAGCGCGCCCGCTCCAACAATTAATACTCTGCTGTTATTCAATCTATGCTGACCTTCCTTACCAATAGGTGCATACCGTTCCTGTCTGGAATAGCGGTCTCCCTGTTCAGAAGATTGTGTCTGATTAGTCATGTATGAACCATTCCTTCCGCGGGACTGCTCGCTGCTGCATAGCGCTTAACTGGAATCATGCCTGCCTCATAAGCCAGTCTGCCTGCTTCAACCCCCATCCGCATTGCCTTCGCCATCTTCACCGGATCTCCAGATCCAGAAACAGCCGTATTCAACAATACACCGTCAGCTCCCAGCTCCAGCGCATGAGCAGCATCTTTAGGTGCACGAAGTCCTGCATCCACAATAACAGGAACAACGGCTTGTTCAATAATGATCTCCAGGTTATAGGGATTAATAATCCCTCTTCCCGCCCCTATCGGTGAAGCCCCAGGCATAACAGCGTGTACGCCGAGTAGTTGTAATCGCTTGGCCAAAATAACATCGTCTGAAATATAAGGCAGTACCGTAAAGCCCTTTTCAAGCAGGATCTCGCAAGCTTTATATGTTTCAATCGGGTCAGGAAGCAGTGTGATTCCATCGCCGATAACTTCTACTTTTATCATATCACAAAGTCCTGATGCTCGAGCAAGCTCTGCGATTCGCACAGCTTCCTCTGCTGTTGAAGCACCCGCTGTATTGGGAAGCAGGGTATACTTTTTCAAATCCAGTGTGTCCAGAAAGTGCTGTTTGTGACGATCTTCCAGATTCAATCGCCGAACTGCAAACGTTAAAACTTCCGTGCCTGAGGCCTCAACCGCCTTGCTCTGCACTTCCAAGTCCGAAAATTTGCCCGTACCCAACAGCAATCTAGATTCAAACGCATAATTTCCAATCCTCAACATAATTCAACCGCCTCCCACAAAATGTACAATTTCAATTCGGTCTCCGTCTCTTAACGCCGTCGTTTCATGATATTCCCGCGTTAAAATTTGACGATTCAATTCAACCACGACGGTTTTTACTTGCAAATTAAATGAATGTAGCAATTTGTCCACACGATCTAAGCTATCTTCAATTTGCATGGTTTGTCCGTTGACAATGATGTTCACTGCAACATCTCCTTTCTGTTCAAACGTTCTGGACAAAGGTCCTGAATCCCCAGTTCTTCCGAGGTTTTGCCATAAATCAAGTCAGCCATGAGGCTGGCTGTAATCGCACTAAGCAATATTCCGTTACGATAATGTCCAAAAGCAGCGAATAAACCCGGAACACTTTCACAAGCGCCCACATACGGCAATCTATCCGGAGTCGAGGGACGAACACCAGCCCACGCTCGGATAAAATGCGCATCCTTCATGCCAGGCACCCAATTTGTCGCAGCTGTAAGCAGCTTCTGAATACCTTGCACCGAAACATTCATGTCTGTTCTTCCAGGCAGGCTTGTTGCACCGATCCACACTTCTCCATTGGCTTTAGGAACAATATATATATCCTCTGCATACACCGTTTTGTCAGGTCTGTAACCGACATAGTCGGGTGAAAACTGCACCGCTGCAATCTCCCCTTTCACAGGCAAAATAGGCGATTTCAGGCCAACATGTCTCATCAATTCATCACCTTGTAACCCTGAAGCAATAATCACATTTCTCGATGTCATTGTTCCTATTGAAGTCTCGATTCCTTGTACACCGTTTACATTCGTATGCAAACGGACATCCTGTACACCTTCCATCACCCTCGCACCCATAGCTTGAGCCGATCTGATATAAGCCTGTGTTAGATTGACGGGAAGGACCTCGCTCTCGGAGGGTCTGTAATATGCTCCATACGTATCCCTGTTTAACCATGAAGCTTCCTGTTGGACAGCGACACGATCCCACCAAATATGTTCTGTAGATAAGGTAGACGATCGATTATTTTTGTAACTGGTGACCTCACAGTATGAACGAAAAGGAGTAATAAAACCATGCTGTTGCAGTCCCATCTCCACTCCGCTAAGCGAACTGATTCGTTCCTTCTGCTCATGAAGCAAAGCTCTACTCTTCCGTGCAAGCTTCGCCATTACAGCATGAGTGAATGCCTCACTGTCAGCAGCAAGCATCCCGGCGGCTGCACAGGAAGTTCCCCCAGCAATTCGCGCCCGCTCAACCAGAAGAACATCATGTCCTCGGGTAGCGAGTTCATATGCGATGGCACAACCGATAACGCCTCCGCCTACAATAATGGTTTCTGCATGAATCTTGCCTCGAACTTCCGCTCCAACTTTACTTCCCGATACGATTCCTGGATGATAGCCTGAACGATTCCTGCTTCGACTTCTTGCTTCCTCTCTCATGATCTCATCTCCCTGGTTCGGCGTACTTCTCTGAATCTGTGATTGCCTGCCGTAATGATGCCGCGGCTAGTTTCGGCTCATCGTTCGCCCAAATCGTTGAAATCACAGCGGCCCCTCTGGCACCAGCAGTTCGAATGGCAGCAATATTATCAGCTCTAATCCCGCCAATTGCGATTATCGGAATCGAAACATTGGAGCATACCTCGGCCAATGCACTAAGCCCTTTGGGTTCGCAATTTGGTTTGCTATTTGAAGCATAGACATGCCCATAAAAGAGATAATCCGCTCCACGTTCTTCTGCAACTTTTGCTTCTTCCGGAGAATGAACCGATATGCCTACGCGCAGCCGCTCGACTCTCTTCAACTCATCCTTATCGTAACTGCGAATAACTGTTTGCCCCCAATGCACACCACCAAGCAACGTATGTTGATCCAGCCGATCTAAGCCATTCATAATGATTTGGTTAGATGGAACACCTTGTGTGTTCAGACTTTGCGCCCAATACATCTGTTGCTCAAAGGACAGCCTTTTTTCCCGAATGTGAATATAATCAACCCACTGCCATATATACTTAGCAATATTCAGAAAAGAGTCCATGTCTCCTGTACCTGGTGAAACCACATGCAGTTCGAAAGCTTTTGTTGTTACATGTTCGTGGAAGATTGCCGTCCTGTCCGCCTCCTCTTGCATGATATAAGCTGATATAAAACAAAAAAAAAGCCACTCCCGTAGGGGAGTGGCCACGAATTTAAAAATTCATGGATCAACTGAATGACTGCCGCATGCAATTATTCTATACATAACGGATAACAACTATAGAAACCATCCATAATCGCAACGCTGTATACATAGAGATGCATGATTCATCTTGCAGGCAATATCGCAAAAGTCATCGATAACGCTCTTTGTCATTAGTTGAAACGCGCCACTTCCCTACGCTGGTATGATCCAGATCAGGTACAAAGGGTCCGGAATCGCATTCTTCCATCTCAGCCGCATCGTGCGGCCCCCCTAGTGTTCATATGAAGCTGTAGCCTATGTTACCATAGACACCCTTTTTTGTCACCGTACAATTTCCATTTATTACGTTATTGTTTCTCGGACCAAGCTTCAACATCCCATGTTTTGGTAACCCAATCTTCATAAAAATCAGGTTCATGGGATACGAGCAGCACGGTACCCTTGAATTCTTGCAAGGCACGTTTCAGCTCTGCTTTAGCCGTAACATCCAAATGGTTTGTAGGCTCATCGAACAAAATCCAATTACTTTCACGCATCAGAAGTTTACATAAACGAACTTTGGCTTGTTCACCACCACTAAGCGCATTAAGCGGACGAGTGATATGCTCATTTTTCAATCCACAACGTGCGAGATGGCCCCGGACTTCATTCTGTGTCAGATGAGAAAATTCATTCCACACATCTTCAATCGGGGTAATGTTTCCTGCACGTACTTCCTGTTCGAAATAAGCTGTTTCCAGATAGTCACCCAGGAAAGTCTTACCGCTGATTGGTGGGATTTTTCCCAAGATAGTCTTAAGCAATGTGGATTTACCTACACCATTACAACCAACAATGGCAATTTTCTCCCCACGCTCAATCGTCATCGTCATCTTGGGCAATAATGCATATGAATATCCAATTTCAAAATCAATGCCTTCAAAGACGGTTTTACTACTCGCCCGGGCATCCTTGAATTTGAATGTGGGTTTGGCCGCTTCGTCTGGACGATCGATCCGTTCAATCTTACCGAGCTGCTTCTCTCGGCTCTTGGCACGACCAGAAGTAGAAGCACGGGCTTTGTTCCGTTGAATAAAATCTTCCTGCTTCTTGATATACTCCTGCTGTTTCTCATAAGCATCAATATGCTGCGCCTTATTCATATCAGCCATTTCAAGGAATTTGTTATAGTTTGCTGCGTAACGCGTCAATTTGGCAAATTCCAGATGATAAATAACGTTAACGACCTCATTCATAAATTCCGTATCATGCGAAATCAGAATGAATGCATACGGGTAGTCCTTCAAGTAACGCGTCAGCCATTCGATGTGTTCCACATCGAGATAGTTCGTCGGCTCATCCAACAGAAGAGCAGTTGGTTTCTCCAGTAAGAGCTTGGCAAGCAATACCTTCGTACGTTGACCACCACTAAGCGCGGCCACGTCACGATCCAGACCGATGGCGGACAAGCCCAGTCCATTTGCCATCTCTTCCACTTTCACATCAATCAGATAAAAATCACCTTGCTCCAATTGCTCTTGAATGTCTCCCATTTCTTCCAGCAACAATTCGAGCTTGTCCGGATCGGCGTCTGCCATCTGATCTGTGATGGACATCATTTCTTTTTCCAACTCAAGCAAGGGCAGGAACGCATCCTTAAGCACATCACGAATCGTTTTTCCAGGTGTGAGCTTGGTATGCTGGTCCAGATATCCATAACGAACTTTGGGGGTCCATTCGACCTTCCCTTCGTCCTTTAACAATTTCCCGGTAAGAATGTTCATCAGTGTGGACTTGCCCACACCATTTGCACCAACAAGACCTACACGCTCTCCGGCAAGTAAACGAAAAGATACATTTTTAAATAACGTGCGGTCTCCGAAATTGTGACTCACGTTCTCTACTGACAATAAACTCATAAGATGAGGTTGCTCCTATCTATTGGACATTACTATCGTTCCGAAACCCTATTTTAGCACAGGTGTCGCCTTTTCTGAAAGTAATGTAAACATCTCATGCAACCTCGCTTTTTTATTACAAACAAACCGCCTTTAATTTATGGAACAGTTATACTCAAAATAACCTTGTGCTGCCGCTTGTTTGGCATTTGTAAATACCTCTTCCGCTCTGTAACCATTGTTACATGTGGAAGGATAATAGTATTTAATTCCACTTACCGGATCAACTCCACCAACGATCGCTGTTTTCTTCACCAGTCTGCCACCACCAATGGCATAATTGTTTATCTTTTGGTTACCTACAGGTATTCCCTGAATAAAAGCCATAAGCCCCGTGTCATTAATCGAATTGTACCAATCTTCCTGAGAAATCAATGGCATGGTAAAGGTATAGGAAACACCATTCCTTCTTGCAAACTCATTATGCCGGTTAATAACATCTGCCAATTCTTCCTGCACACTTGTCACGATACGACTTCGTCTGATCTGCTCAAATGTTTCGGTATTCTGAAGCAGAGGGATTTGTGTGCTGGAGGCCAGTTCTTTCTGGAACCCTTCAACCCACATACCCAAGCCTGCATCGTAGGCATATATATACCCATCGAGTGTAAAATTAATACTGCTACCATTTGAATCAGAATATGTATAGGGCTTTTTGGGACTCCAAACTTGCCGGAATGAATCTTCAAGATTTCCGGTCACTTCTGTTTCGTTCGCCAAAATATAGTAACCATCATAATCCAGCACGACCACTGCAGGAATGTAATTAAACATGGCCCGTATAGCCGCAAGATCATCCTGAATCCCCATATTTAGCGCCATTGTTTGAGTAAACGTAGCTAAGGCAAGCTCTTTGTCCGCTTTAACAAATTTGGTCGAATCATACCCTGCTTCATCGTTTTGCTTCTCATTTTGATGCATCACGGCCCCTGCATCCAGTACAGCAGTCTGAAGTGCCATCTTATATCGATTGCTTAAATATTGAGCCTCCTGGGCATTGTCTGTATTGTGAGAAATAACCCAGAATATAGGTAAAAAGATAAGCACAAACACAATGGAAAGATCAGTAATCTTCATTGAGCACCATACCCCCATATGTGGTAAACACAGCTGCAGCTTGCGCAGACCCGTTTAACCACTCACGAATCAGCATGGCAGGTGTGCGATTGGTGTTTTTGACGGTTACTGTGAAGAAATCCCCCATTGCCAGTGTATATCTGCGCCCAGGATCGTCTAAAGCCAGCACACCAGACGAAGGAAACAACTTTGCTTTAATCTGGGCTGAATAATAACCATCCTGCACAGTTTCATAAGTACCAGAAAATGTGCTCTGATCCATCGGATCCGAGTAATGAGGAACATATTTTTTGTGCAAATGTTCCATAGAAATCTCATAGGCATTCCCCGTTCGGGCCATCTGTTCTTCGAACTCTGCATACATGGCAGGGGAAATGTATCCCTTTGTTCTGATTGCATCGACAAAACGGGTAACCGTCTGAACAACAGTCATGCGTGCCATGTCATCCTGTCGATTAGCAGTCTCTGCTGCCGGGTATACATAAAGCAAAATCACTGCCAGCAAAACAGAAAGCAGCTTGGATGCAGCATTAATCAAGGTGTACTGGCCTCCTTCCAAAATGCAATCTTTAGCAGTGCGCCAGCTTCACTTCTTATGAACTCAGGTCTATACGAAGCTGCAAGTTGCACAGGTATGGTTCCTCTTCTGTTTACAAGAGGATCAATGACATATGCAATCCCGTCCACCTCCACGCTGACCGTTGTCCCTGTCATTTGCCTCACAGTGTGTAAGACTTCAGCACCACTATAACGGATTGGCTGGCTTATACGTAGCGTGGTATTCACCCGTCCTTCCATGTCTGCTGTCGTCTTCACCAAATGATTTAATGCGTCTGATAGAACCCGAACATTCTGCTGCCCGTACAGGCAGGCTGTCACAAATAAGACAACCGCCGTACAGAACAACATAAGCTGCTGTGTATTCTGGGACATGTTAAACCAACTCCTGTCAGGATTGCTGGAAAATAAGCCCTCTTACCACATTAGATCTGTCTTTTACGATAATTGCTTTGAATTTACCACTTGGATTGACATATTGATTGTCTTTTTCACTCATGGTCTGGTTGATAACGCCCACTTTCTCGTCAGGTGTAATAACCGAACCATAATCTGCATTATTGAGATCCTGGGAGATGTTCAACTGATTACCGTACCATTGACCTCCCTTGTTTTTACCTGTTATAACTTGAATACCGAACTGATCCTTGTCCGCATATTTACGCAACGCGTTTGTAACCTGTGATCCACTAATGGTTGTTCCGTCATACACGGTAAATGCAGCTTGAGACAATTCGGTCTGGATATCGGCAAAATTGTTCTGTGCCGTTTTGGTCGCCTCCTGAGCCGAAATAAACAATAGAACTACAATCGTAATAAGGGCGATGGTCAGAAAGATGCCTGCTGCCACCTTTAAAGCGCTTGATGCATTGTTCATGATAAATCCTCCTATATTGTTTTTAATTTATTTCAGACTGTGACGTACATGGTCGTTACAGTTTCTGAATCTGTTCATAATAAATGTTCATTTGTAGGAAACTCATGCCTACCAGCGGAATGACCAGATAGAGGAAGATCAGGGCATACATCGGTGTAAACCCGATCATTCTCCCCCATGACGCTTTAACATCAATCATCTTGGTGTATTCCTGCTTCCGTTGTTCAAAATAAAAGGCCATCATGCTATCCAGATCATCAAATGCTTCTCGAATTGAAATTTTCCCGAGTGCAAGTTGCAGCTTTTCAACCAAACGTTGAAATTCAGGCAGCCCTGCATCTTCTTTTAATTGTTCAAGCGCATGCTCCGGCCCATGTTCAAAGTGCAACAGACATTTTTGCAATGGCCTTTTGAAAATAACAGCAAAGCGATTGAGCCATTCCAGTATCTCCTCTACGGACATACGATCCATCTCTCGCAAGATCGAGATAACCGTCTGAAACTGATAGATTTCATGCCTCATATCCATACTTCTCATTTTGCGCTGGAACATCATGAGCCATATCGGCATGTGATAACCCGCTATACCTATCATCATTGCAATAATTAACTCCCACCAGCGGAGGTATTGTTTGTTGTAACCTTCCAGCTTCTGCAGGATGCGTGCAATTGTTTCATTCTGTGTATCATGGTCCAGTTGAACGGGATTCACGGACTGCAGTGCATTGGAGATCTCATCAAAAGTGGCTCCTCGCTTCATTTCAATGCGCTCTAGTACAGCTTGATCCAGGCTTGCTTTTTCTGTAGCCTGCTTCAACTCCGCCTCTCCCATCGAGCCAAACATCCGGTCATCTCTCACGGGGTCATATAAAATATGATTTCGTTCAACCTGATGCAGCAGCAAAACACAGCCAATGGTCAGGACAAAACAACTTGCAAATAACATCAGCCTTCGTATAGAAAGCCATTCATATTTCAGTTCCGAGCTACTTTCCCGCATCAGTCTTACGGTTTGACTGTAATTGGTACTGCCAGGTTTTGCCGCGAACAACATCGCAAGTTTACGAATGAACGTCTGCTTGTATAAGAACTGATCCATTCTGGAGTGTTTGCGTCCTGTCCGATAACGGGTTTCATCATATTGCTGAAGTCTTTGCAAAAGCAGGTAGGCAAGTATGATGATGACGTAGATGGATATTTTGGTTATAAAGCCGATTTTGCTGCGATAGAACTCATCCATCGTCGGAAAACTTCCTCTGGCCCAACGTTCAATTGGAGCGGTGAACAGAACGGGGGCAAGGGCAATGATGTTCAACCCTTTTAACAAATAGTCCAATTTGTCCCGCCGCAAAATCTCCAGATGAATTTCCTGCGTCAGATTCCCCAAACCTTTCAAGTAAATCGAACCCTGTGCTCTGTCTTTATCCCCGAACTCCATCACCATATATGAAATACCGGCGAAACCTTTAAGAAAACGATTTAGCGCAATCTCGTAGTATCGTTCCAAAGCTTCGTTCGGATCTGGAGAAGTCAATGCTTCATAGATCAACAGCACTTGCTCGGCAGCCTCTCCTTTACCTGCTTCCGCTGCTTCATACAGTGCTTCCTCTACCATTCCATGCTGATGATACCGATGTCTCACGTCGGCAAACAGGTCCAGCATCTGTACCAACAGTCGTTTCTCCATACGATTCAGACACATATCCAGTACAAGGCTGTTTAGAACTACAGCACAGAGTACCGACAATATGACAAAGGCGATACCCGGCTGCATAAGAAAAAGGATTACACTAATACTCCCGTATCCTCCGAGGATCATTAAGACCACGCTCATCGCCATTCGTCTTAAGGATGGTTCGTCGCCAACATGCCGGAATGAAATTCGTTTCTGTACTTGCAGAATATAGGAAGAGAGAAGCGGCACTTTCATGCCCCAGCGATAAGACTGTAACAGGAACGATCCCCACCGCAGCGTACGATTTCCGTTTAGCGTAGC contains these protein-coding regions:
- a CDS encoding C40 family peptidase, producing MKTNIFVQKAVTVGLCATLGFGAVLMTNAPVAQAASASVSTGQQIVNYGKTFTGTPYKFGASTSTTKNFDCSSFMKYIFKKYGVDLPRTSVQQSKEGVAVSKANLRVGDLVFFSSGSRSTGSNITHVGVYAGDGKVLHTYGSPGVTLSDLNSGNWKKTYIKARRVL
- a CDS encoding MoeB/ThiF family adenylyltransferase encodes the protein MTNQTQSSEQGDRYSRQERYAPIGKEGQHRLNNSRVLIVGAGALGTGIAETLVRSGIGHITIADRDYVEWSNLQRQQLYIEEDAIQRMPKAMAAKKRLSDINSTVEVVGKVMDVRVDELEELVQNADLIMDATDNFDTRLLINDMSQKYRIPWIYGGCVGSYGITYTFLPGETPCLNCLLGEVPLGGDTCDTSGIIPQAVQMVTANQTAEAMKLLSGNAGALRRKLLSFDVWRNEYIAINVDGARKEDCPSCGVKASYPYLSSSNLEKTDVLCGRDTVQIRPSRRMNLDLQHTADRLGKLDEGHVEANPFLVSFTTGGHRMVIFQDGRVLVHGTKDTAEARTLVHRYFG
- a CDS encoding thiazole synthase: MLRIGNYAFESRLLLGTGKFSDLEVQSKAVEASGTEVLTFAVRRLNLEDRHKQHFLDTLDLKKYTLLPNTAGASTAEEAVRIAELARASGLCDMIKVEVIGDGITLLPDPIETYKACEILLEKGFTVLPYISDDVILAKRLQLLGVHAVMPGASPIGAGRGIINPYNLEIIIEQAVVPVIVDAGLRAPKDAAHALELGADGVLLNTAVSGSGDPVKMAKAMRMGVEAGRLAYEAGMIPVKRYAAASSPAEGMVHT
- a CDS encoding ABC-F family ATP-binding cassette domain-containing protein, which translates into the protein MSLLSVENVSHNFGDRTLFKNVSFRLLAGERVGLVGANGVGKSTLMNILTGKLLKDEGKVEWTPKVRYGYLDQHTKLTPGKTIRDVLKDAFLPLLELEKEMMSITDQMADADPDKLELLLEEMGDIQEQLEQGDFYLIDVKVEEMANGLGLSAIGLDRDVAALSGGQRTKVLLAKLLLEKPTALLLDEPTNYLDVEHIEWLTRYLKDYPYAFILISHDTEFMNEVVNVIYHLEFAKLTRYAANYNKFLEMADMNKAQHIDAYEKQQEYIKKQEDFIQRNKARASTSGRAKSREKQLGKIERIDRPDEAAKPTFKFKDARASSKTVFEGIDFEIGYSYALLPKMTMTIERGEKIAIVGCNGVGKSTLLKTILGKIPPISGKTFLGDYLETAYFEQEVRAGNITPIEDVWNEFSHLTQNEVRGHLARCGLKNEHITRPLNALSGGEQAKVRLCKLLMRESNWILFDEPTNHLDVTAKAELKRALQEFKGTVLLVSHEPDFYEDWVTKTWDVEAWSEKQ
- the thiS gene encoding sulfur carrier protein ThiS, with the translated sequence MNIIVNGQTMQIEDSLDRVDKLLHSFNLQVKTVVVELNRQILTREYHETTALRDGDRIEIVHFVGGG
- a CDS encoding response regulator transcription factor, with the translated sequence MKTSILLVGKGDLVSFIQGILCAEGYQVEQMEWADLNRLSELTLTNLNMIILMNEGCHEDTLKHGLESFVHIGVTSPLLVITPKISPELIVELLDYGANDVMEAPIHGNVMMARIRNLLRVFSHVSQEDEEVIVVHDLKVNLRSRRVSRAGEYLILTPKEYELLEFLARHVNEACPRSVILREVWGYDFAMDTNVVDVYIKHLRVKVDKGRSIKLIHTVRGIGYMLHTQ
- a CDS encoding thiamine diphosphokinase, coding for MTKKRIVIFTGGHLSPRFLKEIGKDDIIIAADRGALFLIENGIQPHIAVGDFDSITEQERERVQDNSERIITCDPVHKDLTDTEMAFETALDLEPTDILMLGATGTRMDHTLANVHIMVRAMQHHISCTLQDEHNYMMLTTSQAFVEDRGYEYISLLPLTNEVTGITLEGFMYPLDHATIRMGQSLGISNKLLGKSGTVSIDSGLLLIIQSKD
- a CDS encoding thiamine phosphate synthase, giving the protein MQEEADRTAIFHEHVTTKAFELHVVSPGTGDMDSFLNIAKYIWQWVDYIHIREKRLSFEQQMYWAQSLNTQGVPSNQIIMNGLDRLDQHTLLGGVHWGQTVIRSYDKDELKRVERLRVGISVHSPEEAKVAEERGADYLFYGHVYASNSKPNCEPKGLSALAEVCSNVSIPIIAIGGIRADNIAAIRTAGARGAAVISTIWANDEPKLAAASLRQAITDSEKYAEPGR
- the thiO gene encoding glycine oxidase ThiO; this translates as MREEARSRSRNRSGYHPGIVSGSKVGAEVRGKIHAETIIVGGGVIGCAIAYELATRGHDVLLVERARIAGGTSCAAAGMLAADSEAFTHAVMAKLARKSRALLHEQKERISSLSGVEMGLQQHGFITPFRSYCEVTSYKNNRSSTLSTEHIWWDRVAVQQEASWLNRDTYGAYYRPSESEVLPVNLTQAYIRSAQAMGARVMEGVQDVRLHTNVNGVQGIETSIGTMTSRNVIIASGLQGDELMRHVGLKSPILPVKGEIAAVQFSPDYVGYRPDKTVYAEDIYIVPKANGEVWIGATSLPGRTDMNVSVQGIQKLLTAATNWVPGMKDAHFIRAWAGVRPSTPDRLPYVGACESVPGLFAAFGHYRNGILLSAITASLMADLIYGKTSEELGIQDLCPERLNRKEMLQ